Part of the Nitrospinota bacterium genome, GAAATGGTGGGGCAGTTGAACGGGCAGAACTTCCCGATCGAGGAAACGCATGGGGCATTCCAATATTTTCGGGTCGAGCCTGTGTACCATGATGATAAACCGCACCGGCTCATCCTGCTTTTATGCGTCGCGGATGATTTTCTTGGCGTGGTGAATGCCTTTCGTGTGGCAAGGAGGAAATGGTGAAGAAAACGCAAAAATTCCCCGGCAAAAAAGAACTGGCTGAAGTAAGGGAGCGGCTTTCCAAGGGGCCCGCCGCAAAGCCCCTGCCCGAAAACGCCGGCCCCGTCGAACGGCTCAAGCACGGCCTTTGCGCGGAGTTCGTGAAATATAAGAATCGAAAGGGGCTGACCCAAAAACAGTTGGCTAAAAAACTGGATATTGACGAAGCCCTTGTCAGCAAGATTGTGAATTATGCATACGATGAATTCACGGTGGACCGCCTTGTAAAATATCTGTCGGCGCTGTATCCGAACATCGACATCACCCTCTTGGTGGCGTGAAAGGGACTTCGATTCGCCGGGGCCGCTCCATCGCACAATATCCGCCGACGGCGGCGCTTTTCACTTTACCGCGGGTGAGGGATACGGATGCAAGGAGTTCCGATTTCGCGCGGCCTCCCTGCAACACGGTAAATTCCAGTTTTGTTTCATTGTGGGCGATCATGCCGCGATGCGCGATATAGGCGGCGAGCGGGCCGGTGGCGCCGCCGGTGGCGGGGTCTTCAGCTATGCCAAAGCCGGGGACGAACGAACGGGAATAGACCTGGCCCTTGTCAACGGCGAACGGCATGATGCAGGGCGTGCGGTACTTTTTAAAAACGCTTTGGTAGACCGGATCGAGTATGCGGGCGGCGCCAAGGGCGCGCCGCGAGGCCAGCGGTATGACTAAAACAGGTATGCCGGTGCTGACGGCCATCGGGTCGTCTATCACGTCGCTTTCTTTCGCGCCGACAAGCCTGGCGGCGAGATTCCGTGTGCAGGCGGGGGAGAAGGAGGGTTTTCCCTGGTCCATCCAGATCGCGCCGTTCGGCAGAACCTCAAGCGGTATGCGGCGGGGGCCGATCACCTGCACATAGTTTTTCTTCTTTTTCACCAGTCCCAGTTCGCGCAGGGTGAAGAGTGTGCCGATGGTCGGATGCCCGGCGAAGGGTATCTCTTTTTCGGGGGTGAAGAAGCGTACCCGGTAATCCCCCTTGCGCGTGTCGAAGAAGACGAAGGATGTTTCGGAATAGCCGAGCGTGCGGGCGATCCGCTGCATCTGCCCATCGGTGAGGCCGGCTATGCCGGTCACCACGCCCAGAAGATTGCCGTTCTTTCCCTTATTGGTGAAAACGCGCGCCACGGCGCATTGCACTGTCGTCATCGAGCAACTATAGCCGCCGCGGGCGTTTAGTGGCAAGCGGGACGGGGGTTGGGGTCTTGCTTTATAGCATTGCGGGATGGCGGATGCCCGCTCACCCTTGCATGGATCGGGTGGGTACAGGCTCTCAGCCTGTACATCGGCCCTCGGGCCGACCCTCCCCCGTATCATCCCTCGCTGTCATCCCCGCGCAGGCGGGAATCCAGTCACACTATCCAAACTCTCTTTATTCCCCTCTCCTGGCAGGGTAGGCAATCTTGTCTGCCATTGCCCCCCATCGGGGACAATCATTCTCCCCGTTTTTCAATTCCCGGTGATGGAGGCTGGCTTTAAGGTAATATATTGAAATGACCGAAGGACGCTTGCCAAAGGAACCTCTCCAATTTATCAAGCGTTGTGTCGCAGAGGGGAATATGCTCTGGACATATCATGTAAACATGCGGATGAAATGGACTGCGTTTTATTTCGCGTGAGATGCTGATTGATTCAATTGGGAGCTATGAGATCATCGAGGAATATCCACAGGATAAATATTATCCCAGCTATCTTGTCTTGGGACGGCATGGAAAAAGCGTTTTTCATGTGCTATTCGGGGTGGATGTGTATAATGAAAACGTGCGGGTAATTACCGCCTATCACCCCAACGCGGAGCAATGGGGTGAAGATTTAAAAAGGAGAAAAGGATGATGAAATGCCATCTTTGCGGGGCGGATATGTACGCCATGAAAACCGATTTGCCGTTTAAGGTGAGCGAGCGCGCCATTGTCATTATTAAAGCCTTGCCAGTTCTTCAATGCGGCGGTTGCCATGAATATTTGATTGAAGACCACGCCATGCAAAAGGTGGAAAGCATTTTGCGGAAGGCGGGCCAAGAAGCGGAATTGGAAGTGGTAACCTTCGCCGCGTGACTTGGTTCCTTCATCGTTAGGTATCAGCGTTCGGCCATCCCCGAAATGTCCTTCGCGCCACCGCGTCATCACACTGCGGAATGGAAATATTTCATCCGCTCTGGAGATGGCCTACAGGCCACTGTCTGCCATTGCCCCCCATCGGGGACAATCATTCCCCCCATTTTTTCCCGCCCGGTGGGTACCCATTTTAATGGGTACATCGGCGCGCCAGCGCCGACCCTCGCGGCAGGCGCGGCTTCAGTCGCACGGGAGCGGCGGAAACATTTTTTCAATCCGCCGCGGAAATACCCTTTAAGGGTACAATCGGCCCGCCGGGCCGACCTGATCCGGTAAGCAGGAAGCAATAATTGATTTCATGTCGGCTTCCGCCTAAACTACTCACTATCATAAAAAGGGGGCTGCATGGCGGGGTGTCCACCGAAAATACGGGAACTGGTCGAGCGGTTTCACCAGAATATCGAGCAGTACAAATCCGGCAAATACAACGAAGCCCAGGTCCGCCAGGAATTCATCGATCCGATGTTCAAGGAACTCGGGTGGGACATGGACAATGCGGAAGGAAACGCCGAAGCCTACAAGGACGTTATCCACGAAGACGCCATAAAGATCGGCGATGCCACCAAAGCCCCCGACTATGCCTTCCGCATCGGCGGTCAGCGCAAGTTCTTCCTCGAAGCAAAAAAGCCTTCCGTGCTCATCAAAGAGGAAATCGACCCCGCCTACCAGATACGCCGCTATGCGTGGTCGGCCAAGCTGCCGCTCTCCGTCCTCACCGATTTTGAAGAGTTCGCCGTGTACGATTGCCGCATAAAGCCGGACAAGAACGACAAGGCCTCTACCGCCCGCGTGATGTATTTCAGGTACACCGAGTACGAGGAAAAGTGGGACGAGATAGCGGGCATCTTCTCGAAAGAGGCGATACTGAAAGGCTCCTTCGACCGCTTCGCCGAATCGACCAAAAAGAAAAAAGGGACGGCGGAGGTGGACGACGCCTTCCTCGCCGAGATCGAGAACTGGCGCGACGTGCTGGCGAAGAACATCGCCCTGCGGAACGCAAACATCTCGCAACGCGAGCTGAACTTCGCCGTGCAAAACAGCATCGACCGTATCATCTTCCTCCGCATCTGCGAAGACCGGGGGATAGAGACATACGGCAGGCTGATGGCCGCCGGCAACGGCGATGGAATTTACAACCGGCTGATGCATATTTTTTACGAGGCGGACGACAAGTACAACTCCGGCCTGTTCCACTTCAAAAAGGAAAAAGGGCGCGAATCGCCGGACGAGCTTTCCACCGCACTGAAAATAGACGACAAGGTTTTGAGGGATATCCTCGCCTCGCTCTATTACCCCGCTAGCCCGTACGTCTTCGCCGTGCTCCCGGCGGACATCCTGGGGCAGGTCTATGAGCAGTTCCTCGGCAAGGTCATCCGCCTCACCGCCGGGCATCAGGCAAAGGTGGAGGATAAGCCGGAGGTAAAAAAAGCGGGCGGCGTTTTTTACACCCCCACCTTCATCGTCGATTACATCGTGCAAAACACCGTGGGAAAACTGCTGGAGGCGAGCACGCCGAAAAAAGCATCCGCCATAAAGATATGCGATCCAGCCTGCGGTTCCGGCTCATTCCTGCTGGGGGCATATCAATACCTGTTGGATTGGCACCGCGATTTTTATGTAAGCGGCGGGCCGGAAAAATACAAGAAGGAACTCTACAAAGCGGCCAGCGGCGAATGGCGGCTCGCCATTCAGGAGCGCAAGCGGATACTGCTGAACAACATTTACGGGGTGGATATAGACCCGCAGGCGGTGGAAACCACCAAGCTGTCGCTGCTGCTAAAGGTGCTGGAACAGGAAACCGAAGAGAGCTTGCGAACAAACATGAAGCTCTTTCACGAGCGCGCCCTCCCCGACCTCGGCAACAACATCAAATGCGGCAACTCGCTGATAGGCGCGGATTACTTTGAGGGGAAACTTGCGCTGATGGCGGAAGATGAACGCTACTCGATTAACCCCTTCGACTGGAAAGCGGCCTTCCCTTCCATCTTCAACGGCAAAGCCGGTGGTTTCAGCGCAATCATCGGTAACCCGCCATATGGTGCCTCAATTAATTCAGAAGTCAAAACCTATGTAATAAATAAGTACGCGCATCAATCGTATCAACTTGATAGCTATCTATTATTTCTAGAGCGTGCCATTGCAAGCCTACTGTCACACGATGGATCCCTAGGCATGATTATCCCGAATACATGGGCTACAAATTTAATGTTGACTGAAATCCGAAAATTTATTTTAAGTAGCGTTTCAATACGTGAAATAGTACATTTTAAGTTCAAGGTATTCCCCAAAGTAACAGTAGACACAGAAATCATTTTATTGGAAAAACCATATGTAGAGCAAAACAGAGCTGAGGCTTTGGTTTTTCATTTGAGAGAAGACTTGGCGGGTGAAGCAAAAAAACGACCTTCGAGGATAATTCATGATCAAAGAAAATGGGTTGCCCTAGAAGGTCAACCTATAAACATATTTCTAACTAAGAAAGAAGAGGCTTTAGCCAAGAAGTGCGTTTCGCAAGCCAAGCCAATTAGTAATTTTTTCACAATAAATGTAGGGATTAAGCCATACCAGGCAGGAAAAGGCACTCCACCTCAATCAGAAAAAACTGTAAAAGAAAGGCCTTTCGATAGCAATAAACAGCTAACGCTTTCATATCGACCATTGCTTCGGGGTGCAGATATAAATCGTTATAGTATTAAACCGTTAGAGAAGCGGTATCTAAAATTCGGGAAGTGGCTGGCAGAACCACGACCTGCAATAAATTTTGACGCCCCATATAAAATAGTGATTCGGCAAACGGGCGACAGTCTTGTTGCGGCACTTGATGATCAGAAATACCTTTGCTTGAATAATATGCATGTGCTGGTACCGCATAGCCATTCGCCAGAGAGCACTCTATATTATTTAGGAACAATTAACTCCAAACTGCTGAATTGGTATTACCAATCGTTGAATCCAGAGGCCGGGGAAGCATTGGCGGAAGTTAAGAAAACTAACGTCGCAAAACTGCCCATCCTTGAATTCGGCAACAACAAATTACTTCAAGGGAAAATAGCATCTTCAGCAAAACTATTCATTACTCTCCTAACAAAGAGCCATTTAACTAAAACCCCTCACGAGCGAGATGTGTTGGGGCGGCAAATCGATGCGGCCGACCGGCAGATCGACAAGCTGGTCTATGACCTCTACGGCCTCACCGAAGAGGAAATCGCCATTGTTGAAAAATCGACCGGCGAACCATGAACAAAGGTCGTTACCTTCAATGACTAGAATCATTAAAGATACTCCATACAATATCGAGGCGACAGCTAAACTTCATCGATATATGAACTTTAGCCAATTTCTTTTCATGGTCGAGCATCAATTGCTTTATTTCACGAGAATTTCATTGTGGGATGATCCCTTTGAAGGCAATGATGTTGTAAATCTAAAAAAAGCACTTCGCCAAGAAGAGAAAAGAATTATTTCTCAAGGCGGCCAGATCATTTCTAGTCCAGTAGGCTACATGTCTAAAATCAAAAATGATCGATTTGCTTCATCGTGGTCATTGCTAGGTGAATCCGATGCGATGTGGAGGATATATTCACGTGATAGGCTTGGAGTAAAAATACAAACTACAGCTTCTAAACTTGATGCACACACTCAATATGACA contains:
- a CDS encoding XRE family transcriptional regulator; its protein translation is MVKKTQKFPGKKELAEVRERLSKGPAAKPLPENAGPVERLKHGLCAEFVKYKNRKGLTQKQLAKKLDIDEALVSKIVNYAYDEFTVDRLVKYLSALYPNIDITLLVA
- a CDS encoding YgiT-type zinc finger protein produces the protein MKCHLCGADMYAMKTDLPFKVSERAIVIIKALPVLQCGGCHEYLIEDHAMQKVESILRKAGQEAELEVVTFAA
- a CDS encoding N-6 DNA methylase encodes the protein MAGCPPKIRELVERFHQNIEQYKSGKYNEAQVRQEFIDPMFKELGWDMDNAEGNAEAYKDVIHEDAIKIGDATKAPDYAFRIGGQRKFFLEAKKPSVLIKEEIDPAYQIRRYAWSAKLPLSVLTDFEEFAVYDCRIKPDKNDKASTARVMYFRYTEYEEKWDEIAGIFSKEAILKGSFDRFAESTKKKKGTAEVDDAFLAEIENWRDVLAKNIALRNANISQRELNFAVQNSIDRIIFLRICEDRGIETYGRLMAAGNGDGIYNRLMHIFYEADDKYNSGLFHFKKEKGRESPDELSTALKIDDKVLRDILASLYYPASPYVFAVLPADILGQVYEQFLGKVIRLTAGHQAKVEDKPEVKKAGGVFYTPTFIVDYIVQNTVGKLLEASTPKKASAIKICDPACGSGSFLLGAYQYLLDWHRDFYVSGGPEKYKKELYKAASGEWRLAIQERKRILLNNIYGVDIDPQAVETTKLSLLLKVLEQETEESLRTNMKLFHERALPDLGNNIKCGNSLIGADYFEGKLALMAEDERYSINPFDWKAAFPSIFNGKAGGFSAIIGNPPYGASINSEVKTYVINKYAHQSYQLDSYLLFLERAIASLLSHDGSLGMIIPNTWATNLMLTEIRKFILSSVSIREIVHFKFKVFPKVTVDTEIILLEKPYVEQNRAEALVFHLREDLAGEAKKRPSRIIHDQRKWVALEGQPINIFLTKKEEALAKKCVSQAKPISNFFTINVGIKPYQAGKGTPPQSEKTVKERPFDSNKQLTLSYRPLLRGADINRYSIKPLEKRYLKFGKWLAEPRPAINFDAPYKIVIRQTGDSLVAALDDQKYLCLNNMHVLVPHSHSPESTLYYLGTINSKLLNWYYQSLNPEAGEALAEVKKTNVAKLPILEFGNNKLLQGKIASSAKLFITLLTKSHLTKTPHERDVLGRQIDAADRQIDKLVYDLYGLTEEEIAIVEKSTGEP
- a CDS encoding PhzF family phenazine biosynthesis protein, whose product is MTTVQCAVARVFTNKGKNGNLLGVVTGIAGLTDGQMQRIARTLGYSETSFVFFDTRKGDYRVRFFTPEKEIPFAGHPTIGTLFTLRELGLVKKKKNYVQVIGPRRIPLEVLPNGAIWMDQGKPSFSPACTRNLAARLVGAKESDVIDDPMAVSTGIPVLVIPLASRRALGAARILDPVYQSVFKKYRTPCIMPFAVDKGQVYSRSFVPGFGIAEDPATGGATGPLAAYIAHRGMIAHNETKLEFTVLQGGRAKSELLASVSLTRGKVKSAAVGGYCAMERPRRIEVPFTPPRG